In the Alphaproteobacteria bacterium genome, CGACGCTGATCATCTCGCCGTATGCGAAGCGCGGCTATGTCGACAAGACCTCGTACGACACGACGTCGATCATCAAGTTGATCACGCGCCGCTTCGATCTCGAACCGCTGCCGGGCGTGCGGGCGAATGCCGGCGATATGACGGCGGCCTTCGACTTCACGCAGCAGCCATGAGGACGCGATGCCGCCATTGATCCTCTGGGCCCTGGGCGCGGCCGGTGCCGCGGTCATCGGACGCGTGCTCTACCGCGAATCGCGCCGCATCAACGCCGTGCTGCATCCGGAGCCGGAGCCCGCGAATGAGCGCCAGACGGCGCGCAAGCTCGAGCGCGATCCGAAGACCGGAATCTACCGCCCGCGTTGAATGGCTCAGTCGATCTTGATGCCGCGGTCCTTGATGATCTTGCCCCAGCGGGCAAGGTCGCTCCTGAGAATCTCGCTCATCTCTTCCGGCGTGTTCGGCGCCGGGACCGCGCCCGCGGCGAGCAGCCTCTTCGCCACCTCGGGATCCTTCAGCGCCGCCGTGAATGCACTGTTCAACCTGGCGATCACCGGCGCGGGCGTTTTCGCCGGCGCATAGAGCGCGTACCAGTTGTCGGCGTAGACGTCGCGATAGCCCTGCTCGTCGAGGGTCGGCAGCTCGGGCAACACTTCGTCGCGCTTTGCGGATGCGGTGCCGAGCGCGCGCAGGTTGCCGCCGATGATCTGCGGCATGACCACCGGCAGGTCGAGGAATGCGCCCATCACTTGGCCGCCGAGGATGTCGGTGACGGCCGGCGCCGCGCCACGGTAGGGCACGTGCACGACCTTCACGCCCGCGGACTGCTGGAACAGTTCGAGCGCCAGATGCGGCAGGCTGCCGACGCCGGTGGATGCCATCGGCAGGCCGCCGTTCTTCTCCCTGGCAAGCTCGACCAGCTCCTTCGCGGTCTTGATCGGCGAATTCGCGTTGACCACCAGCACTTCCGTGGTCAGCACGATGCGGGTGATCGGCGCAAAATCGCGCACCGGGTCATAGGGCAGGTCGGCACGCATATGCGGGTTCAGCGCGACCGCGCTGATGGTGGTGAAGAACAGCGTGTAGCCGTCGGGTTCCGACTTCGCGACGTAATCGGCGCCGATCGCCGCGTTGGCGCCCGACTTGTTTTCGACAAGCACGCTCTGCCCGAGGATGCCCTTCGCCTTGTCGGCGAGCAGCCGCGCGACGAAATCGGTCGGTCCGCCGGCCGGGAAGGCAACGACCAGGCGAACAGGGCGGGTGGGAAAGTCCTGCGCGATCGCGCTTGCCGCCGATCCGAGCAGCGCCACGGCCCATGCCAGAATGCCGACGTACCGAAA is a window encoding:
- a CDS encoding tripartite tricarboxylate transporter substrate binding protein; the protein is MRLFRYVGILAWAVALLGSAASAIAQDFPTRPVRLVVAFPAGGPTDFVARLLADKAKGILGQSVLVENKSGANAAIGADYVAKSEPDGYTLFFTTISAVALNPHMRADLPYDPVRDFAPITRIVLTTEVLVVNANSPIKTAKELVELAREKNGGLPMASTGVGSLPHLALELFQQSAGVKVVHVPYRGAAPAVTDILGGQVMGAFLDLPVVMPQIIGGNLRALGTASAKRDEVLPELPTLDEQGYRDVYADNWYALYAPAKTPAPVIARLNSAFTAALKDPEVAKRLLAAGAVPAPNTPEEMSEILRSDLARWGKIIKDRGIKID